From a single Bacillus gobiensis genomic region:
- the racE gene encoding glutamate racemase: protein MDQPIGVIDSGVGGLTVAREMIRQLPNEEIIYLGDTNRCPYGPRKKEEVLAYTWEMTQYLVKNYNIKMLVIACNTATAIAHEQISKSVEIPVVGVIEPGARTAIKVTKNLNIGVIGTENTIKSGAYEEALHSLNSKLKVKNVACPMLVPFVESGIFLEKTADEVVKASLSPFKRSEIDTLILGCTHYPILKETMQKVMGEAVSIISSGDETAREVSTILSYKGLLNQSKALKAHQFFTTGDRDGFKKIACRWFGYELEFVEKISLEGALLKP, encoded by the coding sequence TTGGATCAACCGATAGGGGTTATTGATTCAGGTGTAGGCGGATTAACGGTAGCAAGAGAAATGATCAGACAGCTGCCAAATGAAGAGATCATCTATCTCGGGGATACAAACAGGTGCCCGTACGGTCCCAGAAAAAAAGAAGAAGTCCTTGCTTACACGTGGGAAATGACCCAATACTTAGTCAAGAACTATAACATAAAGATGCTTGTGATCGCATGCAATACAGCAACAGCTATTGCACATGAACAAATTAGCAAATCTGTTGAAATTCCAGTGGTTGGCGTGATCGAGCCTGGTGCGAGAACAGCCATTAAAGTAACGAAAAACCTCAACATCGGAGTCATTGGCACAGAGAATACGATTAAAAGCGGAGCCTACGAAGAAGCGCTTCATTCGTTAAATAGCAAGCTAAAGGTGAAAAATGTCGCCTGTCCCATGCTCGTTCCGTTTGTCGAAAGCGGTATTTTTCTAGAGAAAACAGCTGATGAGGTTGTAAAAGCTTCTCTTTCGCCATTTAAACGCTCTGAAATTGACACGCTTATTTTAGGCTGCACACATTATCCCATTTTGAAGGAAACGATGCAAAAAGTGATGGGAGAAGCGGTTTCTATTATTTCTTCTGGAGATGAAACTGCAAGAGAAGTAAGTACGATTCTTTCGTATAAAGGTCTTCTTAATCAATCGAAGGCTCTTAAGGCGCACCAATTCTTCACGACGGGCGATCGCGACGGCTTCAAAAAAATTGCCTGCAGGTGGTTTGGCTATGAATTGGAGTTTGTTGAGAAAATCAGTTTAGAAGGCGCATTGCTAAAACCATAG
- the sdhB gene encoding succinate dehydrogenase iron-sulfur subunit — protein MSENKTIRFIITRQDTAEGSPYKEEFEIEYRPNMNVISALMEIRRNPVNVKGEKTAPITWDMNCLEEVCGACSMVINGKPRQSCTALIDQLEQPIRLEPMKTFPVVRDLQVDRSRMFDSLKKVKAWIPIDGTYDLGPGPRMPEKRRQWAYELSKCMTCGVCLEACPNVNDRSKFMGPAPLSQVRLFNAHPTGAMNKSERLNAIMDEGGLASCGNSQNCVQSCPKGIPLTTSIAALNRDTSLQAFRNFFGSDKAE, from the coding sequence ATGAGTGAAAATAAAACGATCCGATTTATTATCACACGACAAGACACTGCTGAGGGCAGTCCATATAAAGAAGAATTTGAAATCGAATATCGTCCGAATATGAACGTCATATCGGCGCTGATGGAAATTAGGAGAAATCCTGTAAATGTAAAAGGAGAAAAAACGGCTCCTATCACATGGGATATGAACTGCCTGGAAGAGGTTTGCGGCGCTTGTTCGATGGTCATCAACGGCAAACCGCGCCAATCGTGTACCGCTTTAATTGACCAGCTGGAGCAGCCGATCAGGCTCGAACCTATGAAAACTTTCCCAGTTGTTCGTGACTTACAGGTTGATCGCAGCCGCATGTTCGACTCATTGAAAAAGGTAAAGGCATGGATACCCATTGACGGCACCTATGATTTAGGACCCGGACCGAGAATGCCGGAAAAAAGACGGCAATGGGCGTACGAGCTATCAAAATGCATGACATGCGGAGTATGCCTGGAAGCTTGTCCAAACGTAAACGATCGGTCGAAATTCATGGGACCTGCACCTTTGTCACAGGTCAGGCTGTTTAATGCCCATCCAACCGGAGCAATGAACAAATCAGAGCGCTTGAATGCGATAATGGACGAAGGCGGCTTGGCCAGCTGCGGAAATTCGCAAAACTGCGTCCAATCGTGCCCGAAAGGCATTCCATTAACAACAAGCATTGCCGCTCTTAATCGCGACACCAGCCTGCAGGCATTCCGGAATTTCTTCGGAAGCGACAAAGCGGAATAA
- a CDS encoding MarR family winged helix-turn-helix transcriptional regulator, with translation MHDSKSFENIADIEKSMRHISAIIKQKGREILNQYTITPPQFVGLQWLYEFGDMTIGELSTKMYLACSTTTDLVDRMEKNNLVERVKDPSDRRVVRIHLQPEGERIIQEVIKKRQEYLQSMLSSFTTEEVDIFERSLVKLQQEMKRK, from the coding sequence ATGCATGATAGCAAATCGTTTGAGAACATAGCAGATATAGAAAAATCAATGCGCCACATCTCAGCCATCATTAAACAAAAAGGCAGAGAAATCCTTAATCAATATACAATCACTCCTCCTCAGTTTGTAGGTCTGCAATGGCTTTACGAATTTGGAGATATGACTATAGGCGAGCTTTCCACTAAAATGTATTTGGCCTGCAGCACAACGACAGATTTAGTAGACAGAATGGAAAAGAATAACCTTGTTGAAAGGGTAAAGGATCCATCCGACCGCCGGGTTGTCAGAATTCATCTGCAGCCGGAAGGGGAACGGATTATTCAAGAAGTAATCAAGAAAAGACAAGAATACTTACAAAGTATGCTATCTTCTTTCACAACGGAAGAAGTAGACATATTTGAAAGATCGCTCGTAAAGCTGCAGCAAGAAATGAAAAGAAAATGA
- a CDS encoding GerMN domain-containing protein: MLKKRTFGMAASVCTAMLLLSGCGLFQSDNASEEIDPPEHDITYEDNAEEMEQAKSEETAENGGEASEEQAEIVKTEIYLIDKNGYVVPQTLPLPKNEGIAKKALEYLVTGGPITELLPNGFRAVIPQDTTVSVDIKDGTAIADFSNEFKNYQPEDEQKILQSITWTLTQFPTVDKVKIRMNGHDLKEMPVGGTPITEDLSREDGINLDTASVTDFTATRPLTVYYIGQSDDATYYVPVTERVSKSETNDIKAAVEKLAEGPDAGNKGLLSEFSGDLELASDPTLTDGDLTLDFNEEIYGSADEEKKVISSHVLNSIVLTMTEQPDIKSVSLMVNGKADLETEEGNKLSKPVTRPVQVNTTGF; the protein is encoded by the coding sequence ATGCTGAAAAAAAGGACCTTTGGAATGGCTGCTTCAGTATGTACTGCTATGCTGCTGCTTTCTGGATGCGGACTATTTCAATCTGATAATGCTTCGGAGGAAATCGATCCGCCGGAGCATGATATAACCTATGAGGACAACGCCGAGGAAATGGAACAGGCTAAGTCTGAAGAGACTGCCGAAAATGGCGGAGAAGCTTCAGAAGAGCAAGCTGAAATAGTAAAGACGGAAATCTATTTAATTGATAAGAATGGGTACGTCGTTCCGCAAACGCTGCCACTGCCAAAAAATGAAGGGATCGCCAAGAAGGCTCTTGAATATTTGGTAACCGGAGGACCGATCACTGAGCTCCTTCCAAACGGATTTAGGGCAGTGATACCACAAGACACAACCGTTAGTGTTGATATAAAGGATGGAACAGCGATTGCAGACTTTTCCAATGAATTTAAAAACTATCAGCCAGAGGACGAACAAAAAATCCTGCAATCGATCACATGGACACTGACCCAATTTCCTACTGTCGATAAAGTGAAAATTCGAATGAATGGGCATGATTTAAAAGAAATGCCAGTCGGCGGAACTCCTATTACCGAGGATTTGAGCAGAGAAGACGGGATTAACTTGGATACAGCAAGCGTCACGGATTTTACCGCGACAAGACCGCTCACCGTTTATTATATCGGTCAATCTGATGATGCAACCTATTATGTTCCTGTTACAGAAAGGGTGTCAAAATCTGAAACAAATGATATAAAAGCAGCGGTAGAGAAGTTGGCAGAAGGACCGGATGCCGGAAACAAAGGCCTCTTGTCTGAATTCTCAGGTGATCTTGAGCTTGCTAGTGACCCTACACTTACAGATGGTGACCTTACCCTTGACTTTAACGAAGAAATTTATGGAAGTGCTGACGAGGAAAAGAAAGTGATTTCAAGTCACGTGTTAAACAGTATCGTATTAACGATGACCGAGCAGCCCGATATAAAAAGCGTATCACTTATGGTCAATGGAAAAGCTGATCTGGAAACAGAAGAAGGTAACAAGCTTTCAAAGCCAGTGACAAGACCCGTACAAGTGAATACGACTGGTTTTTAA
- the trxA gene encoding thioredoxin, with product MAIVKATDQSFSTETKEGVVLADFWAPWCGPCKMIAPVLEELDQDLGDKLKIVKVDVDENQETAGKYGVMSIPTLLILKDGEVVETSVGFKPKEALQELVNKHL from the coding sequence ATGGCTATCGTAAAAGCTACTGACCAAAGCTTTTCAACAGAAACAAAAGAGGGAGTCGTTCTTGCAGACTTTTGGGCACCTTGGTGTGGACCTTGTAAAATGATCGCGCCTGTTCTTGAAGAACTTGATCAGGACTTGGGAGATAAATTAAAAATCGTAAAAGTCGATGTAGATGAAAACCAAGAAACAGCCGGCAAATATGGAGTGATGAGCATTCCAACGCTGCTTATCCTTAAAGACGGCGAAGTTGTTGAAACATCAGTTGGCTTTAAGCCAAAAGAGGCATTGCAAGAATTAGTAAACAAACATCTGTAA
- the uvrC gene encoding excinuclease ABC subunit UvrC translates to MNHKIKEKLALLPDQPGCYLMKDRQGTIIYVGKAKILKNRVRSYFTGSHDTKTQRLVSEITDFEYIVTSSNIEALILEMNLIKKYDPKYNVMLKDDKTYPFIKITAEKHPRLIVTRNVKKDKGRYFGPYPNVYAARETKKLLDRLYPLRKCTTLPDRVCLYYHMGQCLAPCVYDVEEETNKKLVDEITKFLKGGFNQIKKELEGKMHEAAENLEFERAKELRDQIAHIDSTMEKQKMAMTDQVDRDVFAYAYDKGWMCVQVFFIRQGKLIERDVSMFPMYREADEEFLTFIGQFYSKNNHFLPKEILLPDSVDIQLVEQLLNTSVLQPKKGKKKDLLMLAHKNAKLALKEKFSLIERDEERTIGAVEKLGEALNIYTPFRIEAFDNSNIQGTDPVSAMIVFLDGKPNKKEYRKYKIKTVTGPDDYGSMREVIRRRYTRVLKEELPLPDLILIDGGKGQINAAVDVLQNELGLDVPVAGLVKDDKHRTSNLIIGDPLELIQLDRNSQEFYLLQRIQDEVHRFAITFHRQLRGKSAFQSVLDNISGIGEKRKKLLMKTFGSVKKMREATIKDFQDAGIPLKTAELLVDELKKQN, encoded by the coding sequence GTGAATCATAAAATAAAAGAGAAGCTCGCACTTCTTCCTGACCAGCCCGGCTGTTATTTAATGAAAGACAGGCAAGGGACCATTATTTATGTAGGAAAAGCAAAAATTTTAAAAAACAGAGTGCGCTCCTACTTTACAGGTTCCCATGATACAAAAACCCAGCGTCTCGTAAGCGAAATTACAGACTTTGAATATATTGTCACCTCCTCTAATATAGAAGCGCTCATTTTGGAAATGAACCTGATCAAAAAATACGATCCAAAATATAATGTCATGCTGAAGGATGACAAAACCTATCCTTTTATTAAAATAACCGCCGAGAAGCATCCTCGTCTGATCGTTACCCGCAATGTCAAAAAAGATAAAGGGCGTTACTTCGGCCCTTATCCAAACGTTTACGCGGCGAGAGAAACAAAGAAGCTGCTAGACCGGCTGTACCCGTTACGAAAATGCACCACGCTGCCTGATCGGGTCTGCCTTTACTATCATATGGGACAATGTCTCGCACCGTGTGTCTACGATGTAGAAGAAGAAACGAATAAAAAACTGGTCGATGAAATTACAAAATTTCTAAAGGGCGGCTTCAACCAAATAAAAAAAGAATTAGAAGGAAAAATGCACGAGGCTGCTGAAAACCTTGAATTTGAGCGGGCAAAGGAATTACGCGATCAGATCGCCCATATTGATTCCACGATGGAAAAACAAAAAATGGCGATGACGGACCAAGTCGACAGGGATGTATTTGCCTATGCATACGATAAAGGCTGGATGTGCGTTCAAGTCTTTTTCATCAGGCAAGGCAAGCTGATCGAACGGGATGTCAGCATGTTCCCAATGTACCGGGAAGCGGATGAAGAGTTTCTAACTTTTATCGGACAATTTTACAGCAAAAACAATCACTTTTTGCCGAAGGAAATTTTACTTCCGGATAGTGTAGATATTCAGCTGGTAGAACAGCTGTTAAATACGTCTGTCCTGCAGCCGAAAAAAGGAAAGAAGAAGGATCTGCTCATGCTTGCGCATAAAAATGCCAAACTGGCGCTAAAAGAAAAATTTTCATTGATCGAACGGGATGAAGAGAGAACAATCGGTGCCGTCGAAAAATTGGGCGAGGCGCTGAACATTTATACCCCGTTTCGAATTGAAGCCTTTGATAACTCAAATATTCAAGGAACCGATCCGGTATCGGCCATGATCGTGTTTTTGGATGGAAAACCGAATAAAAAAGAATATCGAAAATATAAAATTAAAACCGTCACAGGACCTGATGATTATGGTTCCATGAGAGAAGTCATCCGCAGAAGGTATACCCGAGTGTTAAAAGAGGAGCTTCCTCTGCCTGATTTAATCCTGATTGACGGCGGAAAAGGACAGATCAACGCAGCGGTTGATGTGCTTCAAAATGAGCTGGGCCTTGACGTTCCCGTAGCGGGATTGGTTAAGGACGACAAGCATCGAACATCAAACCTGATCATCGGTGATCCTCTGGAATTGATTCAACTGGATAGAAACAGCCAGGAATTTTATTTGCTTCAGCGCATTCAAGATGAAGTCCACCGGTTTGCGATTACCTTTCACCGGCAGCTTCGCGGAAAGTCTGCCTTTCAATCTGTGCTGGATAACATCTCAGGGATCGGCGAAAAGCGGAAAAAGCTGCTGATGAAAACATTCGGATCTGTCAAAAAAATGAGAGAAGCTACGATAAAAGACTTTCAAGATGCGGGCATCCCGCTAAAAACCGCAGAGCTTTTAGTGGATGAACTAAAAAAACAAAATTGA
- the sdhA gene encoding succinate dehydrogenase flavoprotein subunit, with amino-acid sequence MSNSSIVIVGGGLAGLMATIKAAEAGTRVKLFSIVPVKRSHSVCAQGGINGAVNTKGEGDSPWEHFDDTVYGGDFLANQPPVKAMCDAAPAIIHLLDRMGVMFNRTPEGLLDFRRFGGTQHHRTAYAGATTGQQLLYALDEQVRRYEVAGLVTKYEGWEFLGAVLDEDNVCRGISAQNLTTMEIETFRSDAVIMATGGPGIIFGKSTNSMINTGSAASIVYQQGAYYANGEFIQIHPTAIPGDDKLRLMSESARGEGGRVWTYKDGKPWYFLEEKYPAYGNLVPRDIATREIFDVCVSQKLGINGENMVYLDLSHKDPKELDIKLGGIIEIYEKFMGDDPRKLPMKIFPAVHYSMGGLWVDYDQMTNIPGLFASGECDYSMHGGNRLGANSLLSAIYGGMVAGPKAVEYINGLEKSAEDLSSSLYDSFKKQEEEKWEGIMGMDGEENAYVLHKELGEWMTDNVTVVRNNDNLLKTDDKIQELMERYKKININDTVKWSNQGAVFTRQLNNMLQLSRVVTLGAYNRNESRGAHYKPDYPDRNDEEWLKTTMAKHAGDNEAPEFYYEDVDVSLITPRKRDYSKKKESKV; translated from the coding sequence ATGAGCAATTCTAGTATAGTCATAGTCGGCGGTGGATTGGCCGGGTTAATGGCAACGATCAAAGCAGCTGAAGCAGGAACAAGAGTCAAGCTCTTTTCGATTGTTCCCGTCAAGCGTTCGCATTCTGTATGTGCACAGGGTGGAATTAACGGAGCAGTCAATACGAAAGGGGAAGGCGACTCTCCTTGGGAACATTTCGATGATACCGTATACGGCGGTGACTTTTTAGCGAACCAGCCTCCGGTAAAAGCGATGTGCGATGCAGCTCCCGCAATTATTCATTTGCTAGATCGCATGGGTGTGATGTTCAACCGGACACCGGAAGGCCTGCTTGATTTCCGCCGATTTGGCGGAACGCAGCATCACAGAACAGCGTATGCCGGAGCGACGACGGGGCAGCAGCTGCTATATGCACTTGATGAGCAGGTTCGCAGATACGAAGTGGCGGGACTTGTCACGAAATATGAAGGCTGGGAATTTCTCGGGGCAGTTTTGGACGAAGATAACGTCTGCCGCGGAATTTCAGCACAAAATTTAACGACGATGGAAATTGAAACGTTTCGTTCGGATGCTGTCATCATGGCAACAGGAGGACCGGGGATTATCTTTGGGAAATCGACAAACAGCATGATTAATACCGGATCTGCAGCATCTATCGTTTATCAGCAGGGCGCTTATTACGCGAATGGAGAATTTATTCAAATCCATCCGACGGCGATCCCCGGCGACGATAAGCTCAGATTAATGAGTGAATCAGCCCGGGGCGAAGGCGGAAGGGTGTGGACGTATAAAGACGGAAAACCTTGGTATTTCCTTGAAGAAAAATATCCGGCATACGGAAATCTCGTCCCCCGTGATATTGCAACAAGGGAAATCTTTGATGTCTGTGTCTCCCAAAAGCTCGGCATTAATGGGGAGAACATGGTTTATCTTGATCTCTCCCATAAAGACCCGAAAGAGCTTGATATCAAGCTGGGCGGAATTATCGAGATTTATGAGAAATTTATGGGTGATGATCCGCGCAAGCTGCCAATGAAAATATTCCCTGCTGTCCACTATTCAATGGGCGGACTTTGGGTCGATTACGATCAAATGACGAACATTCCAGGCCTATTTGCTTCCGGAGAATGTGATTATAGCATGCACGGCGGCAACCGTCTTGGCGCCAATTCTCTTCTTTCTGCGATATACGGAGGTATGGTGGCGGGGCCAAAAGCAGTTGAATACATCAATGGGCTCGAGAAGTCAGCTGAAGACCTTTCATCCTCGCTTTATGATTCGTTTAAAAAGCAGGAGGAAGAAAAATGGGAAGGCATTATGGGCATGGACGGCGAGGAGAATGCTTATGTGCTTCATAAAGAGCTGGGAGAATGGATGACTGATAACGTGACAGTCGTCCGCAACAATGACAACCTGTTAAAAACCGATGACAAGATTCAGGAATTAATGGAACGATACAAAAAAATCAACATCAACGATACGGTAAAATGGAGCAACCAAGGTGCGGTATTTACGCGTCAGCTAAACAACATGCTTCAGCTTTCCAGAGTAGTCACTCTTGGCGCCTATAACCGCAATGAGAGCCGGGGCGCGCATTACAAACCGGATTATCCGGATCGCAATGACGAAGAATGGCTGAAAACAACAATGGCGAAGCATGCAGGCGACAATGAAGCGCCGGAATTTTACTACGAAGATGTGGATGTTTCTCTTATCACTCCGCGTAAACGGGACTACTCCAAGAAGAAGGAGAGTAAAGTATGA
- a CDS encoding aspartate kinase, which produces MGLIVQKFGGTSVGSAEKILHVANRVIEEKKKGNDVVVVVSAMGKSTDLLVNLARDITKSPSQREMDMLLSTGEQVTISLLTMALTEKGYDAISYTGWQAGIQTERVHGNARITDIKTDKIDQQLKEGKIIVVAGFQGMSSDSEITTLGRGGSDTTAVALAAALNAEKCDIYTDVPGVFTTDPRVVKSARKLDAISYDEMLELANLGAGVLHPRAVEFAKNYEIPLEVRSSMESVPGTRIEEAASMEENLIVRGIAFEDQITRVTITGLTTGLTTLSTIFTTLAKRSINVDIIIQSATSENHTSISFSVKTDDLEKTVEVLEDYKDALKFKKIETENKLAKVSIVGSGMVSNPGVAAEMFAVLARKNIQVKMVSTSEIKVSTVIDQEDMVKAVEALHDAFDLAKQSSAVL; this is translated from the coding sequence ATGGGTCTTATCGTACAAAAATTCGGCGGAACCTCAGTCGGTTCAGCTGAAAAAATTCTGCATGTAGCAAACCGTGTCATTGAAGAAAAAAAGAAAGGTAACGATGTCGTCGTTGTCGTTTCTGCAATGGGCAAGTCAACTGATTTACTCGTCAATCTTGCCCGTGATATTACAAAGAGTCCATCACAAAGAGAAATGGATATGCTTCTATCAACAGGCGAGCAGGTGACAATCTCGCTATTAACAATGGCGCTTACTGAAAAAGGATATGATGCGATATCTTATACGGGCTGGCAAGCAGGCATTCAAACTGAAAGAGTACACGGCAATGCCCGAATCACAGATATCAAAACGGATAAAATAGACCAGCAGCTAAAAGAAGGAAAAATTATTGTAGTCGCAGGATTCCAAGGGATGTCTTCCGATTCTGAGATCACAACGCTTGGAAGGGGCGGATCAGACACAACTGCCGTCGCTCTGGCCGCAGCACTGAACGCTGAGAAATGCGATATATACACAGACGTCCCAGGTGTATTTACAACCGATCCCCGCGTCGTGAAATCAGCAAGAAAATTGGATGCCATTTCCTATGATGAGATGCTGGAACTGGCGAATTTGGGTGCCGGAGTCCTCCATCCAAGAGCCGTTGAATTTGCAAAAAACTATGAAATTCCGCTCGAAGTTCGGTCAAGCATGGAATCTGTACCAGGAACAAGAATAGAGGAGGCTGCTTCAATGGAAGAAAATTTAATTGTCAGAGGGATTGCTTTTGAAGATCAAATCACGAGAGTAACCATTACCGGTCTAACTACCGGCTTAACGACACTGTCCACTATTTTTACAACGCTTGCGAAACGCAGCATCAATGTCGATATCATTATTCAATCGGCGACAAGCGAAAACCATACATCGATTTCCTTCTCAGTAAAAACCGATGATTTAGAAAAAACAGTAGAAGTGCTCGAAGACTACAAGGATGCGCTGAAATTCAAAAAAATTGAAACGGAAAACAAGCTCGCGAAGGTATCAATCGTTGGTTCAGGGATGGTTTCAAACCCAGGAGTCGCCGCAGAAATGTTCGCCGTGTTAGCAAGAAAAAATATTCAAGTGAAAATGGTAAGCACATCAGAAATTAAAGTATCTACAGTGATCGATCAAGAGGATATGGTAAAAGCGGTCGAAGCATTGCACGACGCATTCGATCTCGCCAAGCAATCCTCCGCTGTGTTGTAG
- the rph gene encoding ribonuclease PH: MRIDGREANQLRPVSLDLHFIKHPEGSVLISCGETKVICNASIEDRVPPFLRGEGKGWITAEYSMLPRATNERTIRESSKGKVSGRTMEIQRLIGRALRSVVDLELLGERTIWIDCDVIQADGGTRTASITGAYVAMVIAISKLVESKGIKMPVTDYLAAISVGIGKNSELLLDLNYQEDSDAQVDMNVVMTGTGKFVELQGTGEEATFSRQELNSLLDLAEKGIHDLINIQKKALGELISETK, translated from the coding sequence ATGAGAATTGATGGGAGAGAAGCGAATCAGCTTCGTCCAGTTTCACTTGATTTACATTTTATTAAACATCCGGAAGGCTCAGTCTTGATTTCTTGCGGAGAAACGAAAGTCATATGCAATGCATCGATCGAAGACCGCGTGCCTCCTTTTTTAAGAGGAGAAGGGAAAGGCTGGATCACCGCAGAATACAGCATGCTGCCCAGAGCAACGAACGAGCGGACCATTCGTGAATCTTCAAAAGGCAAGGTATCAGGCCGAACGATGGAAATTCAGCGATTGATAGGACGAGCCTTGCGTTCTGTAGTAGATCTTGAGCTTTTAGGAGAGCGGACCATATGGATCGATTGTGACGTCATTCAGGCGGATGGAGGCACAAGAACGGCGTCTATAACAGGAGCCTACGTTGCAATGGTCATTGCCATTTCCAAGTTAGTCGAAAGCAAGGGAATAAAAATGCCGGTCACTGATTATTTAGCCGCGATCTCCGTAGGGATTGGCAAAAACTCGGAACTTCTGTTAGATTTAAATTATCAAGAGGATTCGGACGCACAAGTTGACATGAACGTCGTTATGACGGGTACGGGAAAATTCGTAGAGCTTCAAGGCACAGGAGAAGAAGCAACCTTTTCACGTCAAGAGCTAAACTCATTACTGGATCTTGCCGAAAAAGGGATTCATGATCTAATCAACATCCAGAAAAAAGCACTAGGAGAACTGATCTCTGAAACAAAATAG
- a CDS encoding YslB family protein: MEVSAFAYELIKEVLIPDLLGSEYPSMMYWAGKNIARKFPLDSWNDIPAFFQEAGWGNLVLVEAKKNRIEFTLDGPLVSNRLKHQKEPNFQLEAGFIAEQIQMLNNNIAESYEQIKKRTDKVELTVKWDLKDRV, from the coding sequence ATGGAAGTGTCCGCTTTTGCCTATGAACTAATCAAAGAAGTATTAATACCGGATTTACTCGGTAGTGAATATCCCTCTATGATGTACTGGGCAGGCAAAAATATCGCCAGAAAATTCCCCCTTGACTCATGGAATGATATCCCGGCTTTTTTTCAAGAAGCAGGATGGGGAAACCTTGTCCTAGTTGAAGCAAAAAAGAACAGAATAGAATTCACGCTTGATGGCCCTCTTGTTTCCAATCGACTAAAACATCAAAAAGAACCAAATTTTCAATTGGAAGCAGGATTTATCGCGGAACAAATTCAAATGTTAAATAACAATATAGCGGAATCCTACGAACAAATTAAAAAACGAACCGATAAAGTGGAACTGACGGTGAAATGGGATTTGAAGGACCGCGTATGA
- a CDS encoding succinate dehydrogenase cytochrome b558 subunit, with the protein MEGNREFLYRRLHSLLGVIPVGVFLIQHLVVNNFATRGPEAFNNAAHFMENLPFRYVLEACIIFIPLIYHAVYGVYIAFTAKNNANQFGFARNWLFVFQRISGIITLIFVSWHVWQTYLAAQLFGEEVNFNMMENILSDPFFLGFYLVGVVSTIFHFSNGLWSFAVTWGITVTPRSQRISTYVTLAVFIALTYVGVSSIFAFV; encoded by the coding sequence ATGGAGGGGAACAGAGAGTTTTTGTATCGAAGATTGCATTCCTTACTTGGTGTAATACCTGTGGGTGTGTTCTTGATACAGCACCTTGTGGTTAACAATTTCGCCACAAGAGGGCCCGAAGCATTTAATAATGCAGCCCATTTTATGGAGAATCTGCCGTTCAGATATGTGTTGGAGGCATGTATCATTTTTATTCCTTTGATCTATCATGCAGTATACGGGGTTTATATTGCATTTACGGCAAAAAACAATGCGAACCAATTTGGCTTTGCGAGAAATTGGTTATTTGTATTTCAGCGAATCTCCGGCATTATAACCTTAATTTTTGTCAGCTGGCACGTATGGCAGACTTATCTTGCCGCGCAATTATTCGGTGAGGAAGTCAATTTCAATATGATGGAGAATATCCTGAGCGATCCGTTCTTTCTAGGCTTTTATTTAGTCGGTGTCGTATCCACTATTTTTCATTTTTCTAACGGATTGTGGTCATTTGCTGTTACGTGGGGAATTACCGTTACTCCCCGTTCTCAACGAATCAGTACATACGTGACATTGGCAGTTTTTATAGCGCTTACTTATGTAGGAGTAAGCAGCATCTTTGCGTTTGTGTAA
- the gerE gene encoding spore germination transcription factor GerE: MKEKEYQSKPLLTKREREVFELLVQDKTTKEIASELYISEKTVRNHISNAMQKLGVKGRSQAVVELLRMGELEL, translated from the coding sequence TTGAAGGAGAAAGAATATCAATCTAAGCCGCTACTAACGAAAAGAGAAAGAGAAGTGTTCGAGTTGCTCGTTCAAGACAAGACAACAAAGGAAATTGCAAGTGAGCTTTATATTAGTGAAAAGACCGTACGCAATCATATTTCTAATGCAATGCAGAAGTTGGGCGTGAAAGGTCGTTCACAAGCTGTTGTTGAGCTTCTTCGAATGGGTGAGCTAGAGCTCTAA